GCTCCAGGTGCTGACCCATCATGCGGTCGAGCTCACCTTCGCTCAGCAGCTGGGGCAGCAGGTCATCAATTGCCAGGAGCCTCATCGGAGCCTGGGCAGGCTGCTCGTGGCTTGGCATCTCTGGCTCGCCTACCGGCAAGCCGGACAGCCCGTGCAACTGGCCGAGCCGTTCGGCCAATGCCGCCAGGCAAGGTTGCGCGGTGATCAGGCCCGTGTCCCCCGCCAGGCGCAGCCCCCGGCGTGCCCATGCCAGGTAGCGGCGCCGCTGACGCACGGGCATGGCCGTCACCAGCACGTCTGCGCACGGCTGGCCTTCGCAAGCCAGGCCCGCGGCAGCGGCCAGTTCCAGGTGCATGCGGCTGCCCAGCAAGGCTTCGGGCCGGGCGTCGACCAGATGGCCGAACAGCAACAAGGCATCGCGTGCCAGCGCCCAGGGCTCAGCGGCACTGTGCTGGCGGTTGAACGTCTCTACCACCCCTGCCTTGACCATCTGCAAGTGAACCCGTGGGTCGTCATGCAGGAACAGCGCATCGAAACTGCGCTCATGGTGCTCCAGCAACGCGCTGCTCGCCGCCGGCAAGCCCACCACACGTACCTGCAACTGGAAGGTCACTGGCGCACGCAAGGCAATGCTCAACTGGGCTGCACGCAAGATGGCCAACAGCCGGGCGCTGCGGTGATCGGCGCCCTGGACCACGAGCAACTTGAACGTACCGATGTATTCCGGCCCTCCGGCCACCAGCAACAAGCGCTGGATCAGCAACTGCAAGGAAGCGCGCTGGGGTTGGGACATATGGCCCAATAGGCGCTCCAGCACTTGTTGGTAGATATAGTGCATCGCCTGATCGTGAATATTGCTCACGGGTCACCTCACTGCTTCAGTCATGCACCGCGTTGTTATTGTTGGCACCAACCGTCGCGCGGTGTAATCAATCTAAGAAATTTCCCATAGCTCTTTAGGAAAAACCCACTTAGGTAAAACTGAAGTAGCGAAACACTGTCGCCAAACCATCGAGAAATAAGATCCCCTTCGCACCCCCAACGCCTGACGCCCTAGCCCAGCGCAGGGCCTCCCCCTCTTCATCGCACGCTCCTTGCGTTAACTATCATTGCGCCATTATCGAGTGTTGCTGAACGAATAAAAGATACAGACCACGGTAAAAAAACCATTCAGTTGCGGGGAAAACACCAACACAGCCGCTGATCTTGCCGAATTAAAGGGGGGGCATTGCGGGCAATGCCAGCCACAAGCAAGTCTCCGTTAATAAGGGCATGAGACGCTTGAGCTTTAGTTGTGGGAATTATCTGATTTTCAGACAAAAAACCCGGGCTGAGCCCGGGCTTGTTTCACTGGCAGCGCCCTGTCAGGGCTGCGCCATGTCCAGCACCACTCGCCCGCCGCACGGGCACTCGTCCATGCACCGATGGGCCTCGACCACCTGGCTGAACGGAAACACCTTGATGATCTGTGGTGTCAGCAACTGGTCGGCAGTGAACTGGTTGATATCACGCAGGGCACGCTGCAACGCCACCTGGTCCTGGCTGATGCCCAGCTCCGGCTTGCCGGTGAAGTTGCCGATGCAATGCACGTAGAACTGGATGTTCTTCTGGAACGCCGCGCAGGCCGGGAACGGCGTCTGGTTGCCGCCTTGCAGGCCATACAGCACCAGGCTGCCGCGCGGTGCCAGCACATCGCCGAGCAGCGACATCTGCGGGCCACCCATGCCATCGAGGACCATGTCCACGCCACGGCCGTCGGTGTACTTGCCCACCTGCATCAGCAGGTCCTGCTCTTCGGTGACGATCACCTTGTCGGCGCCCAGGCCCAACAGATAGTCACGCTGCTCGGGTTCCTTGGTGGCGGCGAACACCTTAAGCCCAAGCGCCTTGCCCAGCTGCACGAAGGCAGGCCCGGCGCAGTGGCTGGCGTCGGTCACCAGGGCGGTCTGCCCAGCCTTGGCCCGCGCCAGGTCGACGTAGGCAAAGTAGGCGATCAGCAACGGCGTG
The Pseudomonas sp. KU43P genome window above contains:
- a CDS encoding zinc-dependent alcohol dehydrogenase family protein, with amino-acid sequence MSRMIRFHKFGAADVLRCEEQAEPSPAVGEVQIRVEAIGVSWYDVLWRQNLAPSQARLPAGIGSEMAGVVTMVGEGVDDIAVGDRVASFPAASANEHPVYGDVIVLPRTAITRYPDVLTPIEASVHYTPLLIAYFAYVDLARAKAGQTALVTDASHCAGPAFVQLGKALGLKVFAATKEPEQRDYLLGLGADKVIVTEEQDLLMQVGKYTDGRGVDMVLDGMGGPQMSLLGDVLAPRGSLVLYGLQGGNQTPFPACAAFQKNIQFYVHCIGNFTGKPELGISQDQVALQRALRDINQFTADQLLTPQIIKVFPFSQVVEAHRCMDECPCGGRVVLDMAQP